Proteins found in one Coffea eugenioides isolate CCC68of chromosome 5, Ceug_1.0, whole genome shotgun sequence genomic segment:
- the LOC113770882 gene encoding uncharacterized protein LOC113770882 isoform X1: MREDSSISLYRDRLDKTLSCHDLTDVETLGTLVKDQILRSSEVENEDFINNIAETRTKEVSHFLGMLSSASVDDVQRSKYSEASHRGWKVKQDTEEFRVMYREGPEGTPFHTLLVEGYVDGPLDVCLCISWEAGLYPKWWPQITVPSFKLISSQCLQKVRIGEQICLVRLKISWPLSTREAIIHYFEFEYLRDDLVVVLLNSISDLESIDISSHGFTRDGIPDAQDVIRIDVVGGFALQKVSANRSYVRTIANMDVKLDFIPPALINFVSRQILGSGFRLFKKEVASVAKGDEDFAKALKDPLYAYVGQSFYSNGLSTKTPQPAEMNNDTSCLLKEQLEERENVSSSQEMVHNHDSAVNSQAGDSFVEDKKLYGEIEEIKENDSEGSQCLAELDNNSSINLPTNQIDSGFSTDNKKVVIHPEVEQALRILDDVISVFQECRPNHETRILPGSPKEESQYLENNKSREAGYSEANRICKNTEVRGQPTEKEDPEAIGSYEPRNSSSSHCIRHTGSSTYCRYANHNKIAPASQDFSGPCEIDHAVSLSSQNQRMELTLTEKATNDEDVFSPDANGVGGDEARRSKNRKIRFCCLSSLSWQYQLEN, translated from the exons ATGAGGGAGGACAGTAGCATCTCACTTTACCGGGATAGGCTGGATAAGACACTTTCTTGTCATGATCTTACTGATGTGGAGACACTAGGGACACTTGTTAAGGATCAAATTTTACGTTCATCAGAAGTGGAGAATGAAG ATTTTATCAACAATATTGCAGAAACGAGAACCAAAGAAGTCTCACATTTTCTTGGAATGTTAAGCAGTGCCTCTGTGGATGATGTTCAGAGGTCAAAGTACAGTGAGGCCTCACATCGTGGTTGGAAA GTGAAACAGGATACTGAAGAATTTCGCGTTATGTATAGAGAAGGACCAGAAGGCACTCCATTTCATACCCTACTTGTTGAAGGCTATGTGGATGGGCCTTTAGATGTTT GCCTATGCATCTCGTGGGAGGCGGGCTTGTATCCAAAATG GTGGCCACAGATTACTGTTCCAAGTTTCAAGCTCATCTCGTCTCAGTGTCTGCAGAAGGTCAGAATTGGTGAACAGATATGTTTAGTCAG ACTGAAGATTTCATGGCCATTGTCAACAAGGGAGGCTATAATCCATTATTTTGAGTTTGAATACTTACGAGATGATCTGGTTGTGGTGCTTTTGAACTCG ATATCTGACTTGGAAAGCATTGATATAAGTTCTCATGGTTTCACTCGAGATGGGATACCTGATGCACAAGATGTAATCCGGATTGATGTGGTGGGAGGTTTTGCTCTACAGAAAGTGTCTGCAAATAGATCTTACGTGCG GACAATTGCAAACATGGATGTTAAATTGGATTTCATTCCTCCAGCACTCATTAATTTTGTTTCAAGGCAGATCTTAGGAAGTGGTTTCAGGCTTTTTAAAAAG GAGGTTGCTTCAGTTGCAAAAGGTGATGAAGATTTTGCCAAGGCTTTGAAAGATCCACTGTATGCTTATGTTGGCCAATCCTTTTACTCAAATGGTTTATCTACCAAGACTCCTCAACCAGCTGAAATGAATAATGATACATCCTGCCTGCTTAAAGAACAATTGGAAGAGAGAGAAAATGTCAGCAGTAGTCAAGAGATGGTTCATAATCACGACTCTGCAGTTAATTCCCAAGCTGGGGATTCGTTTGTTGAAGATAAAAAATTATATGGTGAGATTGAGGAGATCAAGGAAAATGATAGTGAGGGAAGTCAATGTTTGGCTGAATTAGATAACAATAGTTCTATTAATTTGCCCACAAATCAAATTGATTCTGGATTTTCCACCGACAATAAGAAAGTAGTTATTCATCCGGAGGTTGAACAAGCTTTGAGAATATTGGATGATGTAATCTCCGTTTTCCAAGAATGCAGACCAAATCATGAAACCAGGATTTTGCCTGGCAGCCCTAAAGAAGAATCACAATATTTGGAAAATAACAAGTCCAGAGAGGCAGGATACTCGGAGGCCAATCGAATCTGCAAAAATACCGAGGTACGTGGTCAGCCAACAGAAAAGGAAGATCCAGAAGCGATTGGTTCATATGAACCCAGGAATAGCTCTAGTAGCCATTGTATCAG ACATACAGGATCCAGTACGTATTGCAGGTATGCCAACCATAATAAAATAGCTCCAGCATCGCAGGATTTTTCTGGCCCTTGTGAGATTGACCATGCTGTTTCactttcatctcaaaatcagAGAATGGAATTAACTCTTACAGAGAAGGCAACAAATGATGAGGATGTATTCAGTCCTGATGCCAATGGTGTTGGCGGAGATGAGGCGAGAAGAAgtaagaacaggaaaattcggTTCTGCTGCCTCAGCTCTCTTTCTTGGCAGTATCAGCTTGAAAACTAA
- the LOC113770882 gene encoding uncharacterized protein LOC113770882 isoform X2 produces the protein MMFRGQSTVRPHIVVKQDTEEFRVMYREGPEGTPFHTLLVEGYVDGPLDVCLCISWEAGLYPKWWPQITVPSFKLISSQCLQKVRIGEQICLVRLKISWPLSTREAIIHYFEFEYLRDDLVVVLLNSISDLESIDISSHGFTRDGIPDAQDVIRIDVVGGFALQKVSANRSYVRTIANMDVKLDFIPPALINFVSRQILGSGFRLFKKEVASVAKGDEDFAKALKDPLYAYVGQSFYSNGLSTKTPQPAEMNNDTSCLLKEQLEERENVSSSQEMVHNHDSAVNSQAGDSFVEDKKLYGEIEEIKENDSEGSQCLAELDNNSSINLPTNQIDSGFSTDNKKVVIHPEVEQALRILDDVISVFQECRPNHETRILPGSPKEESQYLENNKSREAGYSEANRICKNTEVRGQPTEKEDPEAIGSYEPRNSSSSHCIRHTGSSTYCRYANHNKIAPASQDFSGPCEIDHAVSLSSQNQRMELTLTEKATNDEDVFSPDANGVGGDEARRSKNRKIRFCCLSSLSWQYQLEN, from the exons ATGATGTTCAGAGGTCAAAGTACAGTGAGGCCTCACATCGTG GTGAAACAGGATACTGAAGAATTTCGCGTTATGTATAGAGAAGGACCAGAAGGCACTCCATTTCATACCCTACTTGTTGAAGGCTATGTGGATGGGCCTTTAGATGTTT GCCTATGCATCTCGTGGGAGGCGGGCTTGTATCCAAAATG GTGGCCACAGATTACTGTTCCAAGTTTCAAGCTCATCTCGTCTCAGTGTCTGCAGAAGGTCAGAATTGGTGAACAGATATGTTTAGTCAG ACTGAAGATTTCATGGCCATTGTCAACAAGGGAGGCTATAATCCATTATTTTGAGTTTGAATACTTACGAGATGATCTGGTTGTGGTGCTTTTGAACTCG ATATCTGACTTGGAAAGCATTGATATAAGTTCTCATGGTTTCACTCGAGATGGGATACCTGATGCACAAGATGTAATCCGGATTGATGTGGTGGGAGGTTTTGCTCTACAGAAAGTGTCTGCAAATAGATCTTACGTGCG GACAATTGCAAACATGGATGTTAAATTGGATTTCATTCCTCCAGCACTCATTAATTTTGTTTCAAGGCAGATCTTAGGAAGTGGTTTCAGGCTTTTTAAAAAG GAGGTTGCTTCAGTTGCAAAAGGTGATGAAGATTTTGCCAAGGCTTTGAAAGATCCACTGTATGCTTATGTTGGCCAATCCTTTTACTCAAATGGTTTATCTACCAAGACTCCTCAACCAGCTGAAATGAATAATGATACATCCTGCCTGCTTAAAGAACAATTGGAAGAGAGAGAAAATGTCAGCAGTAGTCAAGAGATGGTTCATAATCACGACTCTGCAGTTAATTCCCAAGCTGGGGATTCGTTTGTTGAAGATAAAAAATTATATGGTGAGATTGAGGAGATCAAGGAAAATGATAGTGAGGGAAGTCAATGTTTGGCTGAATTAGATAACAATAGTTCTATTAATTTGCCCACAAATCAAATTGATTCTGGATTTTCCACCGACAATAAGAAAGTAGTTATTCATCCGGAGGTTGAACAAGCTTTGAGAATATTGGATGATGTAATCTCCGTTTTCCAAGAATGCAGACCAAATCATGAAACCAGGATTTTGCCTGGCAGCCCTAAAGAAGAATCACAATATTTGGAAAATAACAAGTCCAGAGAGGCAGGATACTCGGAGGCCAATCGAATCTGCAAAAATACCGAGGTACGTGGTCAGCCAACAGAAAAGGAAGATCCAGAAGCGATTGGTTCATATGAACCCAGGAATAGCTCTAGTAGCCATTGTATCAG ACATACAGGATCCAGTACGTATTGCAGGTATGCCAACCATAATAAAATAGCTCCAGCATCGCAGGATTTTTCTGGCCCTTGTGAGATTGACCATGCTGTTTCactttcatctcaaaatcagAGAATGGAATTAACTCTTACAGAGAAGGCAACAAATGATGAGGATGTATTCAGTCCTGATGCCAATGGTGTTGGCGGAGATGAGGCGAGAAGAAgtaagaacaggaaaattcggTTCTGCTGCCTCAGCTCTCTTTCTTGGCAGTATCAGCTTGAAAACTAA